The following are encoded together in the Penicillium digitatum chromosome 3, complete sequence genome:
- a CDS encoding Oligosaccharyl transferase subunit (Gamma), putative translates to MKLWAALFFLFSVVSGVLSASSTPDKFARYQSLSHSGPVDLDSAKYEDLTSTPRDYYAVVILTATDPRFGCLLCRDFESEWNLIARSWTKGTKPDDLKVVFGTLDFDNGKAVFQKLMLQTAPVLLVFPPTIGPFARVEGNPLRFDFTGPISADQVYSWIVRHLPEGPKPQLIRPINYMRIVSAITILMAAVTAIAVLSPYLLPIIQNRNLWAAISLIAILLFTSGQMFNHIRKVPYVAGDGKGGISYFAGGFQNQFGMETQIVAAIYAVLSFATIALALKVPRIEDVKGQQLAVLTWAIVLFATYSFLISVFKTKNGGYPFYLPPF, encoded by the exons ATGAAGCTCTGGGCagccctttttttccttttctcgGTCGTGTCCGGTGTCCTGTCTGCGAGTTCAACACCGGACAAGTTTGCAAGATATCAATCCTTGTCTCATTCAGGGCCCGTTGATCTGGACAGTGCGAAATATGAAGATCTCACCTCTACACCTCGAGATTACTATGCTGTAGTTATCTTGACTGCCACAGATCCTCGCTTTGGCTGCCTCCTATGCCGTGACTTCGAATCAGAATGGAACCTGATCGCCCGAAGCTGGACTAAGGGCACCAAGCCTGATGATCTCAAGGTGGTGTTTGGAACACTGGACTTTGATAATGGCAAGGCCGTTTTCCAAAAG CTCATGCTTCAAACTGCACCTGTACTCCTTGTCTTCCCTCCTACCATCGGTCCATTTGCACGGGTTGAAGGAAACCCCCTCCGGTTTGATTTCACAGG CCCGATCTCAGCTGACCAGGTCTATTCTTGGATTGTACGTCATTTGCCGGAAGGTCCTAAGCCTCAACTAATTCGACCCATCAACTACATGCGAATTGTATCCGCGATCACAATCCTGATGGCAGCTGTGACTGCGATTGCAGTTCTTTCCCCCTACCTGCTGCCAATTATTCAGAACCGAAACCTCTGGGCTGCAATCAGCCTTATCGCTATTCTTCTGTTCACAAGTGGTCAAATGTTCAACCACATCCGCAAGGTTCCATATGTTGCTGGTGATGGCAAAGGTGGTATTAGCTATTTTGCAGGTGGATTCCAGAACCAGTTCGGGATGGAGACTCAAATTGTGGCTGCCATAT ACGCTGTTCTCTCCTTTGCTACGATCGCACTCGCACTGAAAGTTCCCCGGATAGAAGATGTCAAGGGACAACAGCTGGCTGTCTTGACTTGGGCAATTGTTCTTTTTGCAACATACAGCTTCCTTATCAGTGTCTTCAAAACCAAGAATGGTGGCTATCCATTCTATCTGCCTCCGTTCTAA
- a CDS encoding HAT dimerization yields MLDGRDIQPRAITDEISQYLDSDTVSDELEAAKEEREEKLSEIEVDPISDTEEQEDELEDKPGDAIEVVIEDRPEDIPEERPLPTSEYGRPCSPSLPPTCTQTRASGRKRKSREDDLFEYH; encoded by the exons atgcttgatggaagggatatacaaccacgagccattactgatgaaatcagtcaatatcttgacagcg atactgtttct gatgagcttgaggcggcaaaagaggagagggaagagaagctcagtgagattgaggttgatccaattagtgatacagaggagcaggaggatgaactggaagataaaccaggggatgcaattgaggttgtaattgaggatagaccagaggatataccggaggagaggcccttacctacaagtgaatatggtcgtccttgctcgccatcattaccaccaacctgtacacagacacgagcatcagggagaaaacgtaaaagcagggaagatgatttatttgaataccattag
- a CDS encoding RFT1, giving the protein MANPDDARMGKILASSATGTSLLILIQLASRIFTFASNQLILRTLSPVVLGIAAQLELFQVSILYFSRESIRMAIQRQPIPFSPDNKKISLEADFEVTDSQSVASQAVVNVSYLSLALGIPASLMFTMLYQCLVPEEASNTAFFYHSVILIGASSLMELSIEPFFSVVQQHMLYEKRAAVEMPAAFLRSAVTSSAFICASQVNHDLGVLPFALGHLSYSLALICGYSLVLLRGTNTTRFSFSLTRIQSRNPSNYFLGRFSRELTSLAANVFFQSLVKHLLTQGDTMMLVALSGLEDQGIYSLASNYGGLIARIIFQPLEESSRNLFSALLSRGVDGKLKNVHIHTAKNHLVDILRAYQVMSILIFPLGPMMVPQLLHILGGRLWASPKTRDLLSVYCYYIPFLAFNGITEAFVSSAANSQQIRKQTAWMGFFSACYALAAYMFLEVGNLGAYGLVLANIVNMVVRTFWSYSFIKSYLHRNGCSLYTKEVAIRPASFILSALASLFLGGFGLQLGIIKACVLSGSYALLM; this is encoded by the exons ATGGCAAATCCTGACGATGCCCGTATGGGCAAGATTCTGGCGTCATCAGCCACGGGCACAAGcttgttgattttgattcAATTAGCATCCAGGATCTTTACATTTGCCTCAAACCAATTGATCTTGCGCACTCTTTCACCGGTCGTATTGGGAATAGCAGCACAGCTGGAGCTCTTTCAGGTTTCGATTCTGTATTTCTCAAGGGAAAGTATTCGGATGGCCATCCAAAGGCAGCCTATCCCATTTTCGCCTGACAACAAAAAAATTTCCCTTGAAGCAGATTTTGAAGTGACGGATTCGCAATCTGTAGCATCTCAAGCAGTGGTTAATGTGTCTTATCTGAGCCTCGCCCTTGGGATTCCTGCCAGTTTAATGTTCACTATGCTCTACCAGTGCCTTGTCCCAGAGGAAGCATCAAATACCGCCTTTTTCTACCACAGTGTCATCTTGATCGGGGCTTCATCTCTCATGGAACTCAGCATCGAGCCTTTTTTCTCGGTAGTGCAACAACACATGCTTTACGAGAAACGCGCTGCTGTTGAAATGCCAGCGGCCTTTCTGAGAAGTGCGGTGACATCCTCTGCCTTTATATGTGCCTCCCAAGTCAACCATGACCTCGGTGTGCTACCATTTGCTCTTGGTCACCTCAGCTACTCACTGGCACTTATCTGTGGCTACTCGCTGGTCCTACTCAGAGGAACCAACACAACCCGGTTCTCTTTCTCATTGACACGTATACAATCCAG GAACCCCTCAAACTACTTTCTGGGACGGTTCTCACGCGAGTTAACGTCGCTTGCTGCGAATGTCTTTTTCCAATCTTTGGTGAAGCATCTGCTCACACAGGGCGACACTATGATGCTTGTAGCCCTTTCAGGGCTGGAAGATCAGGGAATATATTCTCTTGCGTCGAACTATGGCGGGCTCATTGCACGGATCATCTTCCAGCCACTGGAGGAGAGCAGCCGGAACCTATTCTCGGCCCTACTGAGCCGCGGTGTGGATGGGAAGCTGAAGAATGTCCACATCCATACTGCCAAAAATCACCTTGTAGATATTCTACGCGCATACCAAGTGATGTCAATCTTGATATTTCCGTTGGGCCCAATGATGGTTCCCCAATTGTTGCATATCCTGGGAGGTCGTCTATGGGCCTCCCCCAAAACCAGGGACCTGCTCTCTGTCTATTGCTACTATATCCCATTTTTGGCATTTAATGGGATTACCGAAGCGTTCGTGTCGTCTGCAGCAAATTCGCAACAGATACGGAAGCAGACGGCGTGGATGGGTTTCTTTTCCGCCTGTTATGCCTTGGCGGCGTATATGTTCCTAGAAGTAGGGAACTTGGGTGCGTATGGATTGGTCTTGGCCAACATTGTGAATATGGTGGTTCGAACCTTTTGGAGTTACAGTTTTATCAAATCGTACCTCCATCGAAATGGATGCAGCCTGTACACGAAAGAAGTGGCCATTCGACCTGCTAGCTTTATTCTGAGTGCTCTGGCGAGTTTGTTCTTGGGCGGATTTGGCCTACAATTGGGAATTATCAAAGCATGCGTCTTGAGTGGCAGCTATGCTCTCCTCATGTGA
- a CDS encoding UBA-like: MASCVHAGAADLNPPGSSQAVYREDCTQCFDSIDNDAGLNVCLHCFNGGCAGNRDHALLHYKRFGHSLALNIRRTPKQVQRDEPPPKISKLSIAAETEEDRYDIATSVVCYSCSRNNVDKASGKLPAVIEGVMTAMTFSKKEEVKAWEQEFVPCEHTLCLVQQDNKQAASTDLNHCSDCDLGENLWLCLECGNKGCGRSQFGGSKGNSHGLTHADSTSHSVAVKLGSITAEGSADVYCYKCNEERVDPELATHLAHWGIYLAGREKTEKSLMEMQVEHNLKWEFSMTTEDGRELAPVFGPAFTGLVNLGNSCYLSSIMQCIFSVAGFRERYYQLSEEPPLCQAPAQDLETQLRKLADGLLSGRYSQPDSRITLSAEIPEVAHQKGLAPAMFKYLIGQGHEEFATMRQQDAFEFLLHLFKSVSLSKHTSPQINPVQEFRFQVEQRLQCLHCKKVRYKVDEQDNISVAVPARPATTSDETGKRFESVDLLECLDIFTSAEVVELTCPACGSQGGFSKQSSFKTLPRELVVNARRFELVNWVPTKLDIPVLVNDKPLDFSSYLAGKHDAGEEQLPDIEESTAFVPNPEALDQLMGMGFPAVRCEKALHATGNLDSETAMNWLFAHMEDPEIDEPLVLDRISTSSSTGQDATKIAQLGDMGIEASRAQRALAATDGDVNRALDWVFTHPDDVVEEEEPNADDHDAQSHNGSVGLTSLPARYELRSIVCHKGTSVHAGHYVAVIRKTLADQSGLSWVMFNDEKVVKFEDVEAMKKTAYLYFFTRV; the protein is encoded by the exons ATGGCCTCTTGTGTCCATGCTGGTGCTGCGG ATCTGAATCCACCAGGGTCATCTCAGGCAGTTTATCGAGAAGATTGCACTCAGTGCTTTGATTCTATT GACAATGATGCCGGTCTAAATGTCTGTCTCCATTGCTTCAATGGTGGATGTGCTGGAAATAGAGACCATGCCCTGCTTCACTACAAGAGATTTGGCCATTCATTGGCTTTGAACATCCGAAGGACCCCAAAGCAAGTGCAG CGCGACGAGCCCCCGCCGAAGATTTCAAAGCTTTCCATCGCAGCCGAAACAGAAGAGGATAGATATGACATTGCCACGTCAGTGGTGTGCTATTCATGCTCTCGGAATAACGTGGATAAAGCCAGTGGCAAGCTTCCTGCTGTCATTGAAGGTGTTATGACCGCAATGACTTTCTCAAAAAAGGAAGAGGTCAAAGCCTGGGAGCAAGAGTTTGTTCCTTGTGAGCATACACTTTGTCTGGTTCAACAGGACAACAAGCAAGCCGCGTCGACGG ATTTAAACCATTGCTCAGATTGTGATTTGGGCGAGAACTTGTGGCTGTGTCTGGAATGTGGGAACAAGGGTTGCGGGCGAAGTCAATTCGGTGGAAGCAAGGGAAACTCACATGGACTTACTCACGCAGACTCAACATCACATTCTGTGGCTGTGAAGCTCGGCTCCATCACGGCAGAAGGCTCCGCTGATGTCTACTGTTACAAGTGCAACGAAGAAAGAGTAGACCCAGAACTGGCGACCCACCTTGCGCACTGGGGAATCTACTTGGCTGGACGTGAGAAGACAGAGAAGAGTCTGATGGAGATGCAGGTCGAGCACAATCTGAAATGGGAATTTTCCATGACGACCGAGGACGGCCGGGAGCTGGCTCCAGTCTTTGGGCCTGCATTTACAGGCCTAGTGAATCTTGGAAACAGCTGCTATCTCTCCAGTATAATGCAATGCATTTTTTCTGTGGCTGGATTTCGTGAGCGATATTATCAGCTGTCGGAAGAACCACCACTCTGTCAAGCACCAGCACAGGACCTTGAGACACAATTGCGGAAGCTTGCCGACGGTTTACTCTCAGGCCGATACTCTCAACCTGATTCTCGCATAACGTTATCCGCAGAAATTCCAGAAGTTGCTCATCAAAAAGGCTTAGCACCAGCAATGTTCAAGTATCTTATCGGACAAGGTCATGAGGAGTTTGCAACCATGAGACAGCAGGATGCATTTGAATTCCTCCTTCATCTATTCAAGTCGGTCAGCCTATCGAAACACACCAGTCCGCAGATTAACCCAGTGCAGGAATTTCGCTTCCAGGTTGAGCAGCGTCTTCAGTGTTTGCATTGCAAGAAAGTCCGCTATAAAGTGGATGAGCAAGATAACATTTCGGTTGCTGTTCCCGCACGTCCTGCTACCACCTCTGATGAAACAGGAAAGCGATTTGAATCTGTGGATTTGTTGGAGTGCCTAGACATCTTTACTTCGGCGGAGGTCGTCGAGCTTACATGTCCTGCTTGTGGTAGCCAGGGTGGCTTTTCGAAGCAGTCGTCTTTCAAAACATTGCCTCGGGAATTAGTGGTCAATGCTCGTCGGTTTGAGCTCGTCAACTGGGTTCCTACAAAGTTGGATATCCCCGTGCTGGTCAACGACAAGCCATTAGATTTCAGCTCTTACCTTGCTGGTAAGCATGATGCGGGTGAAGAGCAACTTCCCGATATTGAAGAATCTACGGCGTTTGTCCCGAATCCGGAAGCACTTGACCAACTGATGGGCATGGGGTTCCCTGCTGTGAGGTGTGAAAAAGCTCTACATGCCACTGGTAACTTGGATTCGGAAACTGCTATGAATTGGCTGTTTGCCCACATGGAAGATCCAGAAATCGATGAACCATTGGTCCTTGATAGAATCAGCACCTCTAGTTCTACTGGACAAGATGCGACAAAAATTGCCCAACTAGGAGACATGGGTATTGAGGCGTCTCGTGCACAGCGAGCATTGGCTGCGACGGACGGCGACGTTAATAGGGCACTTGATTGGGTTTTCACTCACCCGGATGATGtggtggaagaggaagagccAAATGCCGACGACCACGACGCACAGTCTCATAATGGCTCAGTTGGGCTCACTAGCTTACCTGCTCGCTATGAATTAAGGTCAATCGTATGCCACAAAGGCACATCTGTTCATGCAGG GCATTATGTTGCCGTGATTCGCAAAACATTGGCAGATCAAAGCGGCCTTTCATGGGTAATGTTCAATGATGAAAAAGTTGTCAAATTTGAAGATGTCGAAGCGATGAAGAAAACCGCATATCTTTACTTTTTCACACGGGTCTAG
- a CDS encoding Nucleic acid-binding, OB-fold encodes MGKRSHLEPTEQRPKKKSKSEKPTKASKDKQENGDEKTTSYSDAAALSEIPQSDIDSFLTKNVIKISDSSSPDASQFRPILSFDHLPECDAGLYTQLRSFSAPTPIQSSTWPLLFAGRDVIGIAETGSGKTLGFGLPCLKKLIDSKSSKPCQPKAVIISPTRELAMQIYDQLVKFGDTEKTRVTCIYGGVGKDEQRRALQKAAIVVATPGRLKDLLNDGSIDLAKVTYLVLDEADRMLDKGFEQDIKDIVKPMPVSRRQTVMFTATWPRSVRDLAASFMKTPVTVTIGGDPSADPRANTRIKQVVEVIDGREKEGRLVQLLTKSQRGNQSPEKVLVFCLYKKEAMRIENLIRNKGFAVAGIHGDLNQSDRFRNLDAFKKGNATVLVATDVAARGLDIPNVKLVINVTFPLTVEDYVHRIGRTGRAGADGLAITMFTETDKGLSGGLINVLKAAKQDVPEALLKFGTTVKKKQHDVYGAFYKDVDMEKTATKITFDD; translated from the exons ATGGGTAAGCGAAGCCATCTCGAGCCAACGGAGCAGCGACCGAAGAAAAAGTCCAAGTCCGAGAAGCCCACAAAAGCTTCCAAAGACAAGCAGGAAAACGGAGATGAGAAGACTACATCCTATTCTGACGCGGCCGCTCTTTCTGAGATCCCCCAGTCAGACATTGACAGTTTCTTGACTAAGAACGTGATAAAAATATCTGATTCCTCCTCACCCGACGCCTCCCAATTCCGCCCAATCCTTTCGTTTGATCACCTGCCTGAATGTGACGCGGGTCTGTATACTCAATTGAGGTCTTTCTCCGCACCAACGCCGATTCAGTCCTCTACCTGGCCGCTTCTTTTTGCTGGACGTGATGTGATTGGTATTGCAGAGACTGGAAGTGGCAAGACCCTGGGTTTTGGCTTGCCTTGTCTGAAGAAATTGATTGACTCCAAGTCAAGCAAACCTTGTCAACCCAAGGCAGTGATTATTTCACCAACGCGAGAGCTTGCAATGCAGATTTATGACCAGCTTGTTAAATTCGGCGACACTGAAAAGACTCGGGTGACATGCATTTACGGTGGTGTGGGTAAAGATGAACAGCGTCGGGCTCTTCAAAAGGCTGCCATTGTGGTTGCCACTCCTGGCCGTCTCAAGGATCTCCTGAATGATGGTTCGATTGACCTTGCAAAGGTCACCTATCTCGTCTTGGATGAGGCAGATCGCATGCTTGATAAAGGATTTGAACAGGATATCAAGGACATTGTCAAGCCAATGCCCGTCTCCAGGAGACAGACTGTCATGTTTACGGCAACATGGCCCCGGTCTGTTCGAGATCTCGCAGCATCCTTTATGAAGACCCCGGTAACTGTCACCATCGGCGGAGACCCGTCTGCGGATCCTCGAGCCAACACAAGGATCAAGCAAGTCGTTGAGGTTATTGATGGTCGGGAGAAGGAGGGCCGACTCGTACAACTGCTTACTAAATCCCAGCGTGGTAATCAATCGCCCGAGAAAGTCTTGGTTTTCTGCCTCTATAAGAAAGAGGCTATGCGCATTGAGAATCTCATCAGAAACAAGGGATTTGCAGTCGCCGGCATTCACGGCGATTTGAACCAATCAGATAGATTCCGAAATCTCGATGCTTTCAAGAAGGGCAATGCTACCGTTCTTGTCGCAACCGATGTGGCAGCGCGTGGCCTTGATATCCCGAATGTGAAACTGGTGATTAATGTCACTTTCCCTCTTACCGTTGAGGACTATGTGCACCGGATTGGAAGAACTGGACGTGCTGGGGCCGATGGCCTTGCCATCACCATGTTTACTGAAACTGACAAGGGACTATCCGGCGG ATTGATCAATGTTCTCAAGGCAGCTAAGCAAGACGTGCCAGAGGCGCTGTTGAAGTTTGGCACAAcagtgaagaagaagcagcaCGATGTCTACGGTGCCTTTTACAAGGACGTTGATATGGAAAAAACAGCGACAAAGATCACATTTGACGATTAA
- a CDS encoding Nucleic acid-binding, OB-fold, giving the protein MASEAASQVTIGALSAIFDETKPQVREPIVQCVQIKALPAQPNQPERYRAVFSDIANYVQTMLATQANSVVTDGSLRKGSFVRLKSFQSNSVKGKKILIILNLEVLKELGEAEKIGEPKPLEVKAEEEEVGQPTTISSNGFYGSKTGGAQAQPNSRAQPMSASMSTSSAHATIYPIEAISPYSNKWTIKARCTSKSSIKTWHNKNGEGKLFSVNLLDDSGEIRGTGFNDQCDMLYELFQEGSVYYISSPCRVQIAKKQFTNLNNDYELTFERDTIVEKAEEQNDVPQIRFNFTTVADLQTVEKDTTTDVIGVLKDVGETSQITSKSTGKPYDKRELTLVDNTGFSVRLTIWGASANNFSVAPESVVAFKGVKVSDFGGRSLSLLSSGSMTVDPDIGEAHRLRGWYDAQGRSENFTSHASLSNATNSTGKTDRFKTVAQVREEQLGMSETPDYFSLKATVIYIKQDSTWCYPACLSENCNKKVTELDPGQWRCEMCDKTHLKPEYRFIMPISVSDHTGQLWLSCFDDTGRNIMGMSADELMQLREDDPSAFGEVFQGANCQTWSFRCRAKIDNFGDQQRVRYQVSSSQAINYSDEASRLADIIDSYSIE; this is encoded by the exons ATGGCTTCCGAGGCTGCATCTCAAGTCACCATTGGAGCTCTAAG TGCCATTTTTGATGAAACCAAACCCCAAGTACGAGAGCCGATTGTTCAATGCGTTCAGATCAAGGCATTGCCAGCTCAGCCGAACCAACCAGAACGTTATCGAGCTGTTTTCAGTGATATTGCAAACTATGTTCAAACCATGCTTGCTACTC AAGCCAACTCCGTGGTGACGGATGGATCTCTCCGGAAAGGTTCTTTCGTGCGACTTAAGTCATTTCAATCAAACTCTGTCAAGGGGAAGAA AATCCTCATCATCTTAAACCTTGAAGTATTAAAAGAACTGGGCGAGGCTGAAAAAATTGGTGAACCCAAACCACTTGAAGTCaaagccgaggaagaggaagtaGGTCAACCGACAACAATATCCAGCAATGGGTTTTACGGCTCCAAGACAGGGGGGGCACAGGCTCAGCCAAACAGCCGAGCCCAGCCAATGTCTGCCTCCATGTCCACTTCCTCCGCCCATGCCACAATCTACCCGATTGAAGCAATCTCCCCGTATTCCAACAAATGGACGATAAAAGCGCGATGCACAAGCAAATCCAGCATCAAAACATGGCATAACAAAAATGGTGAGGGTAAACTGTTCAGTGTGAATCTGCTGGACGACAGTGGTGAAATTCGTGGAACCGGTTTCAATGATCAGTGTGACATGCTCTATGAACTCTTCCAAGAGGGCAGTGTTTATTACATTTCGAGTCCCTGTCGGGTCCAAATTGCCAAGAAACAGTTCACAAATCTTAACAACGATTATGAACTTACCTTTGAGAGAGATACCATTGTTGAGAAG GCCGAGGAGCAAAATGATGTCCCTCAGATTCGATTCAACTTCACCACCGTTGCTGATTTGCAGACTGTTGAAAAAGACACGACCACTGATGTCATTGGCGTGCTGAAGGATGTTGGAGAGACATCCCAGATTACATCAAAAAGCACTGGCAAACCATATGACAAACGTGAGCTTACGCTGGTCGATAACACGGGATTTTCTGTCCGCTTGACAATCTGGGGTGCATCTGCGAACAATTTTAGTGTGGCGCCAGAGTCTGTTGTTGCTTTCAAGGGAGTCAAGGTTTCTGACTTTGGCGGAAGAAGTCTGAGTCTTTTGAGTTCGGGCTCAATGACTGTTGACCCTGACATCGGGGAGGCTCACCGACTCAGAGGTTGGTATGACGCTCAAGGAAGGTCGGAGAACTTCACATCTCATGCTTCATTGTCCAATGCGACAAACTCCACGGGCAAAACAGATCGGTTTAAAACCGTTGCGCAAGTTCGCGAAGAGCAGCTTGGCATGTCTGAAACTCCTGATTACTTCTCCCTGAAAGCCACTGTAATCTACATCAAGCAAGATTCCACCTGGTGCTACCCCGCCTGCCTTTCTGAGAATTGCAACAAGAAGGTAACGGAACTTGATCCAGGACAGTGGCGGTGCGAAATGTGTGACAAGACCCACCTTAAGCCAGAGTACCGCTTCATCATGCCCATTAGTGTCAGCGACCATACTGGTCAGCTTTGGCTCAGCTGTTTTGACGACACTGGAAGAAACATCATGGGCATGTCTGCCGATGAACTGATGCAACTTCGCGAAGACGATCCGAGTGCTTTTGGTGAAGTTTTCCAAGGAGCCAATTGCCAGACCTGGAGCTTCAGGTGCCGAGCCAAGATAGACAACTTCGGCGACCAGCAGCG TGTGAGATATCAGGTCTCGTCCTCCCAGGCAATCAATTACTCGGATGAAGCCTCTCGCCTTGCCGATATCATTGACTCCTACAGCATCGAGTAA
- a CDS encoding Ribosomal RNA large subunit methyltransferase E, which translates to MAMAQEAFALDFEMSIRTMHLDKEFEKTLSDSARLLDGERDRVRRMELLISKFENEALRLELEEANGHLLGFTSADSEACAQLQEACQEIDHLELQARASSSEINRLKEEISTQKNNSASYNTILAEKIHISNDLSTLQSELEQLRAQNSSYQAIISERHEMERQIDSLELRLENEKHAHERTQAKASQQMAEITKLSARVEELRNELAGELRAKQQQKLDSYNQNSAWANQRATFEGNIDSLKQQLRSTKDKLQEAQVEIQQRSNLIPHAANDSESSSRTVPLQRPGPSGHVGVTIATPGAVRVQKKAKRDSAVPGDKSAFSITPFLNRTGAPSNSPMSSVGDEDEILGDVDTPRGLLGKQSTFGEPRRIGSALRRQLSPTEDRIPITKSMKSKARDGSVPVSALENEFKKPTHHLDRRVPPTETDELHQQFEHEQTKPRKRKLGGQRDRGLFDDEDEEEQHPNKKFGRKLAIGNVRASTLGSKTQSSTSLPRALGLGAAPVGFSPLKKDRRRF; encoded by the exons ATGGCAATGGCCCAAGAAGCATTTGCCTTAGAT TTTGAAATGTCCATAAGGACTATGCATCTAGACAAGGAGTTTGAAAAGACTCTTTCGGATTCTGCTCGCCTTCTGGATGGCGAGAGGGATCGCGTACGGCGCATGGAGCTCTTGATCTCGAAATTCGAGAATGAAGCTCTCCGGTTGGAGCTTGAGGAAGCAAATGGGCATCTTTTGGGATTCACAAGTGCTGACTCTGAGGCATGTGCTCAACTTCAGGAGGCTTGCCAGGAAATTGATCACTTGGAGCTTCAAGCACGGGCATCCTCGAGCGAGATTAACAGACTCAAA GAAGAAATCTCGACCCAGAAAAATAATTCGGCCAGTTATAATACTATCCTTGCAGAGAAAATTCATATCTCCAATGATCTCTCGACGCTACAGTCAGAGCTTGAGCAGCTAAGAGCGCAAAACTCATCATATCAAGCCATCATTTCCGAGAGACATGAGATGGAACGGCAAATAGACTCTCTGGAGCTTCGACTTGAGAATGAAAAACATGCCCATGAACGTACTCAGGCCAAGGCATCACAGCAAATGGCAGAGATTACCAAGCTTTCTGCTCGAGTTGAAGAGTTGCGGAATGAACTAGCTGGAGAATTGCGAGCCAAACAGCAGCAGAAACTGGACAGCTACAATCAGAACTCAGCATGGGCTAATCAGCGGGCGACGTTTGAGGGAAATATTGATTCACTCAAACAGCAATTGCGGTCAACCAAGGACAAGCTCCAGGAAGCCCAGGTTGAAATTCAGCAGCGAAGCAACCTCATACCACACGCAGCAAATGACTCTGAATCCAGTTCTCGAACAGTCCCACTTCAGCGCCCTGGCCCGAGTGGCCATGTCGGTGTGACTATTGCAACTCCCGGGGCTGTACGTGTGCAAAAGAAAGCGAAGAGGGATTCGGCTGTGCCTGGAGATAAGTCGGCGTTTTCCATCACTCCATTCTTGAACCGCACAGGGGCACCTTCGAATTCACCAATGAGCTCAGTCGGAGACGAAGACGAGATTCTTGGGGATGTCGACACTCCTCGTGGACTACTTGGCAAGCAGAGCACTTTTGGGGAACCAAGGCGTATCGGTTCTGCCCTCCGGCGCCAACTATCTCCAACAGAAGACCGCATTCCAATCACAAAATCCATGAAATCAAAGGCACGTGATGGATCAGTTCCCGTCTCAGCACTGGAAAACGAGTTCAAGAAACCAACGCACCATTTAGATCGCAGGGTGCCACCCACTGAAACTGATGAACTACATCAGCAATTTGAGCATGAACAGACCAAGCCGAGAAAACGCAAACTTGGAGGTCAGCGGGATCGGGGTTTGTTtgatgacgaggacgaagaagagcaacACCCCAACAAGAAATTTGGGCGAAAACTCGCAATAGGAAATGTTCGGGCTTCAACATTGGGGAGTAAAACACAATCTAGTACCAGTCTACCACGTGCGCTAGGGCTTGGGGCAGCACCCGTGGGTTTCTCTCCTTTGAAAAAAGACCGCAGAAGATTTTAA